The following proteins are co-located in the Syngnathus scovelli strain Florida chromosome 21, RoL_Ssco_1.2, whole genome shotgun sequence genome:
- the sh3bp1 gene encoding SH3 domain-binding protein 1 isoform X1: MLRQSLSILKQLGSSAKSQDVSELLQSDLVVVEQRVEPAKRAAQMLHKKLQGCMQSQAGLDAEKRMKKLPLMLLSISMAESFKDFDANSSIRRVLEMCCFMEKMLASLLADFEIKVEKEVLEPLNKLSEDDLPEILKNKKQFAKLNADWNNARLRSQASTGPQAKQDGLKEEEEEALRKLETIKNNYSADLYHFATKEDDYASYFIRLLELQAEYHQHSHEFLDKNINELKENHRQQGQPPANPQGPKVFGEPLSSHLLQSKREIAAPIQECVHMLLRTGMREEGLFRLAAAASVVKRLKICMDQGTVDHSEFKIDPHAVAGALKCYLRELPEPLMTFELYNDWFKAASEKDCTKKLEEFRILLKKLPPENYNNLRYLVQFLSLLSEHQATNKMSPGNIAIVLGPNLLWPQAEGEITLVDMAAASSVQVVTVIEPLIQYSSELFPEEVSFEIPELPKGQEDQSMISEQTQLCRKVSTASCSSTCDKTSGSTSSQDGISVSSVTSMRRQAWAASAHDAATTNQKHMTIPSSSAPAKPSSLPNQNPAPHPETAGFTSGQSKDPVPTQHSDLLEPVTEARPVSLKTVVKPKRSFSVRKANEPHEPVTAHSSTLKTSAPPKPRDRPAPTTTDRTQVTRPPPPAQPVGHKKPPIKKPGLKAPSCPPPLPPALQSKEAPSIAQ, from the exons ATGCTCCGACAATCTCTGAGCATTCTCAAGCAGCTTGGCTCTTCCGCAAA GTCACAAGATGTCAGCGAGCTTCTACAATCAGACCTGGTTGtg GTGGAGCAGCGGGTGGAGCCAGCCAAAAGAGCAGCACAGATGCTCCACAAGAAGCTCCAAGGTTGCATGCAGAGTCAGGCGGGGCTAGATGCTGAAAAACGGATG AAGAAGCTGCCTCTAATGCTGCTGTCAATCAGCATGGCAGAAAGTTTCAAAGACTTTGACGCCAACTCGTCCATCAG GAGGGTGTTGGAGATGTGTTGCTTCATGGAGAAGATGTTGGCCAGCCTCTTGGCAGACTTTGAAATAAAAGTGGAAAAGGAAGTTTTGGAGCCACTAAATAAACTTAGCGAG GATGATTTACCCGAAATTCTCAAAAATAAGAAGCAATTTGCAAAGCTAAATGCCGACTGGAACAATGCACGACTCAG GAGCCAGGCCAGCACCGGTCCACAAGCCAAACAAGACGGTCtcaaggaagaggaagaagaagctcTGAGGAAATTGGAGACCATCAAG AATAATTATTCGGCAGACTTGTATCACTTTGCAACTAAAGAAGACGACTATGCGAGCTACTTCATTCGC CTTTTGGAGCTGCAAGCAGAATATCACCAACATTCACATGAGTTCCTGGATAAAAATATCAATGAACTCAAGGAGAATCACAGGCAGCAAG GGCAGCCACCAGCGAACCCCCAAGGACCCAAAGTTTTCGGGGAGCCTCTTTCCTCTCACCTGCTTCAGAGCAAGCGAGAAATCGCAGCACCCATTCAAGAATGTGTTCATATGCTGCTcagaacagggatgagggaggag GGTCTATTTCgtctggcggcggcggcctcgGTGGTGAAGAGGCTCAAGATTTGCATGGATCAAGGAACTGTCGACCACAGCGAGTTCAAGATAGATCCTCACGCTGTGGCTG GAGCTCTGAAGTGTTACCTGCGAGAGCTTCCTGAACCACTAATGACCTTTGAACTCTACAATGACTGGTTTAAAGCTGCCAG TGAAAAAGACTGCACAAAGAAGCTGGAGGAATTCCGAATACTATTGAAGAAACTGCCGCCTGAAAATTACAACAACCTCAG GTACCTGGTGCAGTTCTTGTCGCTTCTGTCCGAGCATCAGGCTACAAACAAGATGTCGCCCGGGAACATTGCCATCGTGCTGGGGCCCAACCTCCTCTGGCCACAAGCTGAGGG AGAGATCACCCTGGTTGACATGGCGGCCGCATCTTCAGTGCAGGTGGTGACGGTTATTGAGCCTCTGATTCAATACAGCTCAGAGCTCTTCCCTGAAG AGGTCTCCTTTGAGATTCCGGAGCTTCCCAAGGGCCAAGAAGACCAGTCCATGATCTCAGAGCAAACACAACTGTGCAGAAAAGTTTCCACAGCCTCTTGTTCTTCAACTTGCGACAAGACAAGCGG CAGCACATCATCTCAGGACGGGATAAGCGTCTCCTCTGTAACTTCCATGAGACGCCAAGCGTGGGCTGCTTCTGCACACGACGCCGCAACcaccaaccaaaaacacatgacgATACCGAGCAGCTCAGCCCCCGCAAAACCAAGCTCATTGCCAAATCAAAACCCAGCACCACATCCCGAAACTGCAGGGTTCACCTCAGGACAGAGCAAGGACCCCGTCCCGACGCAACACTCGGATCTGTTAGAGCCTGTTACAGAGGCACGGCCCGTCTCACTTAAAACAGTCGTCAAAC CAAAGAGGAGCTTCAGTGTGAGAAAAGCCAACGAACCTCACGAGCCAGTGACGGCTCACTCCAGCACGCTCAAAACGTCAGCGCCGCCAAAGCCTCGGGACCGTCCGGCTCCCACAACAACAGACAGGACCCAGGTGACGCGTCCGCCGCCTCCAGCTCAGCCGGTTGGTCATAAAAAGCCGCCGATTAAAAAACCTGGTCTTAAAGCTCCTAGTTGTCCTCCACCTCTTCCACCGGCGTTACAATCCAAAGAGGCTCCCTCAATAGCCCAGTAA
- the sh3bp1 gene encoding SH3 domain-binding protein 1 isoform X2 codes for MLRQSLSILKQLGSSAKSQDVSELLQSDLVVVEQRVEPAKRAAQMLHKKLQGCMQSQAGLDAEKRMKKLPLMLLSISMAESFKDFDANSSIRRVLEMCCFMEKMLASLLADFEIKVEKEVLEPLNKLSEDDLPEILKNKKQFAKLNADWNNARLRSQASTGPQAKQDGLKEEEEEALRKLETIKNNYSADLYHFATKEDDYASYFIRLLELQAEYHQHSHEFLDKNINELKENHRQQGQPPANPQGPKVFGEPLSSHLLQSKREIAAPIQECVHMLLRTGMREEGLFRLAAAASVVKRLKICMDQGTVDHSEFKIDPHAVAGALKCYLRELPEPLMTFELYNDWFKAASEKDCTKKLEEFRILLKKLPPENYNNLRYLVQFLSLLSEHQATNKMSPGNIAIVLGPNLLWPQAEGEITLVDMAAASSVQVVTVIEPLIQYSSELFPEEVSFEIPELPKGQEDQSMISEQTQLCRKVSTASCSSTCDKTSGTSSQDGISVSSVTSMRRQAWAASAHDAATTNQKHMTIPSSSAPAKPSSLPNQNPAPHPETAGFTSGQSKDPVPTQHSDLLEPVTEARPVSLKTVVKPKRSFSVRKANEPHEPVTAHSSTLKTSAPPKPRDRPAPTTTDRTQVTRPPPPAQPVGHKKPPIKKPGLKAPSCPPPLPPALQSKEAPSIAQ; via the exons ATGCTCCGACAATCTCTGAGCATTCTCAAGCAGCTTGGCTCTTCCGCAAA GTCACAAGATGTCAGCGAGCTTCTACAATCAGACCTGGTTGtg GTGGAGCAGCGGGTGGAGCCAGCCAAAAGAGCAGCACAGATGCTCCACAAGAAGCTCCAAGGTTGCATGCAGAGTCAGGCGGGGCTAGATGCTGAAAAACGGATG AAGAAGCTGCCTCTAATGCTGCTGTCAATCAGCATGGCAGAAAGTTTCAAAGACTTTGACGCCAACTCGTCCATCAG GAGGGTGTTGGAGATGTGTTGCTTCATGGAGAAGATGTTGGCCAGCCTCTTGGCAGACTTTGAAATAAAAGTGGAAAAGGAAGTTTTGGAGCCACTAAATAAACTTAGCGAG GATGATTTACCCGAAATTCTCAAAAATAAGAAGCAATTTGCAAAGCTAAATGCCGACTGGAACAATGCACGACTCAG GAGCCAGGCCAGCACCGGTCCACAAGCCAAACAAGACGGTCtcaaggaagaggaagaagaagctcTGAGGAAATTGGAGACCATCAAG AATAATTATTCGGCAGACTTGTATCACTTTGCAACTAAAGAAGACGACTATGCGAGCTACTTCATTCGC CTTTTGGAGCTGCAAGCAGAATATCACCAACATTCACATGAGTTCCTGGATAAAAATATCAATGAACTCAAGGAGAATCACAGGCAGCAAG GGCAGCCACCAGCGAACCCCCAAGGACCCAAAGTTTTCGGGGAGCCTCTTTCCTCTCACCTGCTTCAGAGCAAGCGAGAAATCGCAGCACCCATTCAAGAATGTGTTCATATGCTGCTcagaacagggatgagggaggag GGTCTATTTCgtctggcggcggcggcctcgGTGGTGAAGAGGCTCAAGATTTGCATGGATCAAGGAACTGTCGACCACAGCGAGTTCAAGATAGATCCTCACGCTGTGGCTG GAGCTCTGAAGTGTTACCTGCGAGAGCTTCCTGAACCACTAATGACCTTTGAACTCTACAATGACTGGTTTAAAGCTGCCAG TGAAAAAGACTGCACAAAGAAGCTGGAGGAATTCCGAATACTATTGAAGAAACTGCCGCCTGAAAATTACAACAACCTCAG GTACCTGGTGCAGTTCTTGTCGCTTCTGTCCGAGCATCAGGCTACAAACAAGATGTCGCCCGGGAACATTGCCATCGTGCTGGGGCCCAACCTCCTCTGGCCACAAGCTGAGGG AGAGATCACCCTGGTTGACATGGCGGCCGCATCTTCAGTGCAGGTGGTGACGGTTATTGAGCCTCTGATTCAATACAGCTCAGAGCTCTTCCCTGAAG AGGTCTCCTTTGAGATTCCGGAGCTTCCCAAGGGCCAAGAAGACCAGTCCATGATCTCAGAGCAAACACAACTGTGCAGAAAAGTTTCCACAGCCTCTTGTTCTTCAACTTGCGACAAGACAAGCGG CACATCATCTCAGGACGGGATAAGCGTCTCCTCTGTAACTTCCATGAGACGCCAAGCGTGGGCTGCTTCTGCACACGACGCCGCAACcaccaaccaaaaacacatgacgATACCGAGCAGCTCAGCCCCCGCAAAACCAAGCTCATTGCCAAATCAAAACCCAGCACCACATCCCGAAACTGCAGGGTTCACCTCAGGACAGAGCAAGGACCCCGTCCCGACGCAACACTCGGATCTGTTAGAGCCTGTTACAGAGGCACGGCCCGTCTCACTTAAAACAGTCGTCAAAC CAAAGAGGAGCTTCAGTGTGAGAAAAGCCAACGAACCTCACGAGCCAGTGACGGCTCACTCCAGCACGCTCAAAACGTCAGCGCCGCCAAAGCCTCGGGACCGTCCGGCTCCCACAACAACAGACAGGACCCAGGTGACGCGTCCGCCGCCTCCAGCTCAGCCGGTTGGTCATAAAAAGCCGCCGATTAAAAAACCTGGTCTTAAAGCTCCTAGTTGTCCTCCACCTCTTCCACCGGCGTTACAATCCAAAGAGGCTCCCTCAATAGCCCAGTAA
- the cby1 gene encoding protein chibby homolog 1 translates to MEHSHLRGTAALFNIEVDSIRDFTKVCMEDLKMSLKLPRFGKSFSPKKIPPRKSASLSSLHTLDRSTRELELGLEYGPPSMTIGGQTLKFEDGQWIAESGGNVSFREVERLKKKNLQLEEENNTLKLKIEILIDMLTESTVEYHLMEKEVEDIKSQH, encoded by the exons GCTGTTTAACATAGAAGTCGACAGCATTAGGGATTTCACTAAAGTCTGTATGGAG GATCTTAAAATGTCCCTGAAACTCCCTCGATTTGGGAAATCATTCAGTCCGAAGAAGATTCCTCCGCGGAAATCAGCATCGTTATCGAGCCTTCACACA ttgGATCGTTCCACACGGGAATTAGAGTTGGGCCTTGAATATGGACCTCCTTCAATGACCATTGGAGGACAGACGTTGAAATTTGAGGATGGACAATGGATAGCAG AATCAGGGGGAAATGTATCATTTCGAGAAGTCGAGCGACTTAAGAAGAAAAACTTGCAGCTGGAAGAGGAGAACAATACCCTGAAATTGAAGATAGAAATTCTTATTGACATG CTGACAGAATCGACGGTTGAGTACCACCTGATGGAGAAAGAAGTCGAGGACATAAAGTCTCAACATTAA
- the pdap1a gene encoding pdgfa associated protein 1a, translating into MPRGGKKGHKGRGKQFSNPEEIDRQMKAQRELEANDGVAKESGSESEESSSEEESEHKKRSGVEGLIEIENPNRISQKSKKVTEVDVEAPRELSRREREEIEKQKSKERYMKLHLEGKTDQAKADLARLAIIKKQREDAARKRDELRKDAEDTKAKR; encoded by the exons ATGCCCAGAGGCG GAAAAAAGGGCCATAAGGGCAGAGGAAAGCAGTTCAGCAATCCAGAGGAGATTGACCGACAAATGAAAGCCCAGAGAGAGCtg GAAGCAAATGATGGTGTCGCGAAAGAGAGCGGTTCAGAATCCGAGGAGAGTAGCAGCGAGGAAGAGTCTGAG CATAAGAAGAGGAGTGGCGTGGAGGGACTTATAGAAATTGAGAATCCAAACCGCATTTCTCAGAAAAGCAAGAAAGTGACTGAAGTAGATGTCGAAGCTCCTCGAGAGCTGTCTCGCAGAGAGAG GGAGGAGATCGAGAAGCAGAAGTCTAAGGAACGATACATGAAGCTTCATCTTGAGGGGAAGACTGACCAGGCAAAAGCTGACCTGGCCAGACTTGCGATTATTAAGAAACAGAGAGAGGACGCTGCCAGGAAGAGAGACGAACTCAGGAAAG ATGCAGAGGACACCAAAGCAAAGCGTTAG
- the cdc42ep1a gene encoding cdc42 effector protein 1: MNLQEKLSGLKGLVTHSHSKRRCKADLTVDMISPPLGDFRHTMHVGRGGEVFGDTSFLSNHGGSANGSHGETDSVSTPDNKLGAFFSRTIRQIRRGSDNRIREGTKDVSLPPPAISPIIKNAVSLPRLDVDMYNGSPTTKVLFPSSQSTPGERKSSYGLESGFVTLPRLSRSERQQPSGSNPANVHRGSLTDPTDDVLSARSAAVVTYDPKPTAFSSSFASLTSLDTFNFDLGPSLMSEVFGLLDGDNHNWERDDTGSPCGLTNEGSEMDSATISYVDSLLREDCTGGKSPQGAEWDDEGSAIEVNGVAVCGKFPDVPRGASPERVRLAMRMESERFQSAVNMLARHYGGQNRMEVVDSERINKLSYSYTDDDDDEEEIKV; encoded by the exons ATGAATCTCCAAGAAAAGCTCTCTGGCCTTAAAGGTCTGGTGACACACTCTCACAGCAAGCGGCGTTGTAAAGCCGATCTGACGGTGGACATGATCAGTCCCCCGCTGGGCGACTTTCGCCACACGATGCACGTGGGCCGTGGCGGAGAGGTGTTCGGGGACACCTCCTTCCTCAGCAACCACGGCGGATCGGCTAACGGGAGCCACGGGGAAACGGACTCAGTGTCTACCCCTGACAACAAACTCGGGGCCTTCTTCTCCAGGACAATCCGACAAATCAGAAGGGGCTCTGACAACAGAATCAGAGAAGGAACCAAGGATGTGTCACTGCCTCCTCCGGCCATTTCTCCCATTATCAAGAATGCAGTCTCCCTTCCAAGGCTGGACGTGGACATGTATAATGGGAGCCCCACCACAAAGGTGCTCTTCCCCAGTTCACAAAGCACACCAGGGGAGAGGAAGAGCTCTTACG GTTTGGAGTCGGGCTTCGTCACACTCCCTCGCCTGTCCCGCTCCGAACGTCAACAGCCTTCTGGTTCCAACCCGGCGAACGTGCACCGTGGCTCTCTGACCGACCCCACCGACGACGTCTTGAGCGCCCGCTCTGCCGCCGTTGTGACCTATGACCCCAAGCCTACCGCCTTCTCCAGCTCCTTTGCTTCCCTCACCTCCCTGGACACCTTCAACTTTGACCTAGGCCCCTCCCTCATGAGCGAAGTGTTTGGCTTACTGGACGGCGACAATCACAACTGGGAGAGAGATGACACGGGATCGCCGTGTGGGCTTACCAATGAAGGATCCGAAATGGACTCGGCTACTATCTCTTACGTGGACTCCCTGCTGAGAGAGGACTGCACGGGGGGGAAGAGTCCACAAGGGGCAGAATGGGACGACGAGGGGAGCGCCATTGAGGTCAACGGAGTCGCAGTGTGTGGGAAATTTCCTGATGTGCCAAGGGGAGCCTCACCCGAGCGAGTGAGGTTAGCTATGAGGATGGAGAGCGAGCGCTTCCAGAGTGCCGTGAATATGCTTGCACGCCATTACGGCGGTCAAAACAGAATGGAGGTGGTGGATTCGGAGAGGATAAACAAGCTATCTTACAGCTAcacggatgatgatgatgatgaagaagaaaTCAAAGTCTGA
- the sh3bp1 gene encoding SH3 domain-binding protein 1 isoform X3 codes for MLRQSLSILKQLGSSAKSQDVSELLQSDLVVVEQRVEPAKRAAQMLHKKLQGCMQSQAGLDAEKRMKLPLMLLSISMAESFKDFDANSSIRRVLEMCCFMEKMLASLLADFEIKVEKEVLEPLNKLSEDDLPEILKNKKQFAKLNADWNNARLRSQASTGPQAKQDGLKEEEEEALRKLETIKNNYSADLYHFATKEDDYASYFIRLLELQAEYHQHSHEFLDKNINELKENHRQQGQPPANPQGPKVFGEPLSSHLLQSKREIAAPIQECVHMLLRTGMREEGLFRLAAAASVVKRLKICMDQGTVDHSEFKIDPHAVAGALKCYLRELPEPLMTFELYNDWFKAASEKDCTKKLEEFRILLKKLPPENYNNLRYLVQFLSLLSEHQATNKMSPGNIAIVLGPNLLWPQAEGEITLVDMAAASSVQVVTVIEPLIQYSSELFPEEVSFEIPELPKGQEDQSMISEQTQLCRKVSTASCSSTCDKTSGSTSSQDGISVSSVTSMRRQAWAASAHDAATTNQKHMTIPSSSAPAKPSSLPNQNPAPHPETAGFTSGQSKDPVPTQHSDLLEPVTEARPVSLKTVVKPKRSFSVRKANEPHEPVTAHSSTLKTSAPPKPRDRPAPTTTDRTQVTRPPPPAQPVGHKKPPIKKPGLKAPSCPPPLPPALQSKEAPSIAQ; via the exons ATGCTCCGACAATCTCTGAGCATTCTCAAGCAGCTTGGCTCTTCCGCAAA GTCACAAGATGTCAGCGAGCTTCTACAATCAGACCTGGTTGtg GTGGAGCAGCGGGTGGAGCCAGCCAAAAGAGCAGCACAGATGCTCCACAAGAAGCTCCAAGGTTGCATGCAGAGTCAGGCGGGGCTAGATGCTGAAAAACGGATG AAGCTGCCTCTAATGCTGCTGTCAATCAGCATGGCAGAAAGTTTCAAAGACTTTGACGCCAACTCGTCCATCAG GAGGGTGTTGGAGATGTGTTGCTTCATGGAGAAGATGTTGGCCAGCCTCTTGGCAGACTTTGAAATAAAAGTGGAAAAGGAAGTTTTGGAGCCACTAAATAAACTTAGCGAG GATGATTTACCCGAAATTCTCAAAAATAAGAAGCAATTTGCAAAGCTAAATGCCGACTGGAACAATGCACGACTCAG GAGCCAGGCCAGCACCGGTCCACAAGCCAAACAAGACGGTCtcaaggaagaggaagaagaagctcTGAGGAAATTGGAGACCATCAAG AATAATTATTCGGCAGACTTGTATCACTTTGCAACTAAAGAAGACGACTATGCGAGCTACTTCATTCGC CTTTTGGAGCTGCAAGCAGAATATCACCAACATTCACATGAGTTCCTGGATAAAAATATCAATGAACTCAAGGAGAATCACAGGCAGCAAG GGCAGCCACCAGCGAACCCCCAAGGACCCAAAGTTTTCGGGGAGCCTCTTTCCTCTCACCTGCTTCAGAGCAAGCGAGAAATCGCAGCACCCATTCAAGAATGTGTTCATATGCTGCTcagaacagggatgagggaggag GGTCTATTTCgtctggcggcggcggcctcgGTGGTGAAGAGGCTCAAGATTTGCATGGATCAAGGAACTGTCGACCACAGCGAGTTCAAGATAGATCCTCACGCTGTGGCTG GAGCTCTGAAGTGTTACCTGCGAGAGCTTCCTGAACCACTAATGACCTTTGAACTCTACAATGACTGGTTTAAAGCTGCCAG TGAAAAAGACTGCACAAAGAAGCTGGAGGAATTCCGAATACTATTGAAGAAACTGCCGCCTGAAAATTACAACAACCTCAG GTACCTGGTGCAGTTCTTGTCGCTTCTGTCCGAGCATCAGGCTACAAACAAGATGTCGCCCGGGAACATTGCCATCGTGCTGGGGCCCAACCTCCTCTGGCCACAAGCTGAGGG AGAGATCACCCTGGTTGACATGGCGGCCGCATCTTCAGTGCAGGTGGTGACGGTTATTGAGCCTCTGATTCAATACAGCTCAGAGCTCTTCCCTGAAG AGGTCTCCTTTGAGATTCCGGAGCTTCCCAAGGGCCAAGAAGACCAGTCCATGATCTCAGAGCAAACACAACTGTGCAGAAAAGTTTCCACAGCCTCTTGTTCTTCAACTTGCGACAAGACAAGCGG CAGCACATCATCTCAGGACGGGATAAGCGTCTCCTCTGTAACTTCCATGAGACGCCAAGCGTGGGCTGCTTCTGCACACGACGCCGCAACcaccaaccaaaaacacatgacgATACCGAGCAGCTCAGCCCCCGCAAAACCAAGCTCATTGCCAAATCAAAACCCAGCACCACATCCCGAAACTGCAGGGTTCACCTCAGGACAGAGCAAGGACCCCGTCCCGACGCAACACTCGGATCTGTTAGAGCCTGTTACAGAGGCACGGCCCGTCTCACTTAAAACAGTCGTCAAAC CAAAGAGGAGCTTCAGTGTGAGAAAAGCCAACGAACCTCACGAGCCAGTGACGGCTCACTCCAGCACGCTCAAAACGTCAGCGCCGCCAAAGCCTCGGGACCGTCCGGCTCCCACAACAACAGACAGGACCCAGGTGACGCGTCCGCCGCCTCCAGCTCAGCCGGTTGGTCATAAAAAGCCGCCGATTAAAAAACCTGGTCTTAAAGCTCCTAGTTGTCCTCCACCTCTTCCACCGGCGTTACAATCCAAAGAGGCTCCCTCAATAGCCCAGTAA